The window ACCGCGGTTTAATAACCTTGCCCTGCTGATTTTCGATTACGCTTCTTCATACCGCTTTGTAGAATCTTCTGCAGTTGCAGTCGTCTTAAGCCTTATGACCGGCTTTGTTTTCTTTTTACAGGAAAAAGAAATTTAAGGAGAAACCGATGGAAAACGAAAAAGCATTTTTACAGCTTAAAAACATAAAAAAACATTTTACCGAAAAAGATATTTCCATTTCCTTTGAATTAAAAAAGGGGAAAGCTCTGGCCCTCCTCGGGCCTTCAGGCTGCGGCAAAACAACGGTTTTAAAAATAATCTCAGGCCTTGTCCCTCCGGATTCGGGCGAAATCATTTTGGACGGAAAAAATATCAATCACACTCCTCCCGGCAAACGCGGAATCGGAATGGTCTTTCAGGACTACGCCCTCTTCCCTCATCTCAATGTTGAAGAAAATATTATCTACGGCTTGGTCTCCCAAGGCATGTCCAAAAAGGAAGCCCGCAAGGCCATTACCCCTCTTGTCGAGCTTTTTCATTTGGAGGCCTTACAAAAGCGCAAAACGGATCTTCTTTCGGGCGGAGAAAAACAAAGGGTTTCTCTAGCACGGAGCCTTGCAGTAAAACCCGCCCTCATCCTCTTTGATGAACCCCTTTCTGCCCTCGATGCAGACCTTCGCCTGCACTTGCGTAAAGAATTAA of the Treponema denticola ATCC 35405 genome contains:
- a CDS encoding ABC transporter ATP-binding protein, translated to MENEKAFLQLKNIKKHFTEKDISISFELKKGKALALLGPSGCGKTTVLKIISGLVPPDSGEIILDGKNINHTPPGKRGIGMVFQDYALFPHLNVEENIIYGLVSQGMSKKEARKAITPLVELFHLEALQKRKTDLLSGGEKQRVSLARSLAVKPALILFDEPLSALDADLRLHLRKELRAKQESLGYTAVYVTHDKDEAAALADDVLYMG